One genomic segment of Tiliqua scincoides isolate rTilSci1 chromosome 6, rTilSci1.hap2, whole genome shotgun sequence includes these proteins:
- the HPF1 gene encoding histone PARylation factor 1, whose translation MTGSGKRRPRAAVQGLQQYGKAKDVKKRRSNEADIPHQLRHEVESCYRLKMPEDFYHFWKFCEKLDPDQPCGALMSSIGLELVGPYDILAGKHRTVSRSGDVNFNLHWRFFYDPPEFQTIFIGDSKMQYHMGYFRDVPDELPVWVGENEAKKGCTISQAGDNVFAAVKLHLSKKLKELTDKKKIGVLKELDEKLTKTAKELGYLLEPKTTKMKERDKKVVTKTFHGAGLVVPIDKNDVGYRELPETNASLRRICKTIVDAPNDDQRLKAFAPIQEMLTFVQFANDECDYGMGYELGIDLFCYGSHYFHKIIGQLLPLAYNLLKRNLFAEIIEAHLANRQEENVDQLTP comes from the exons ATGACTGGCAGTGGGAAGCGGAGGCCCCGCGCGGCCGTGCAGGGGCTGCAGCAG TATGGAAAAGCTAAAGATGTAAAGAAGAGACGGTCCAATGAGGCAGACATCCCCCATCAGCTACGCCATGAAGTTGAAAGCTGCTATCGGCTCAAGATGCCTGAAGACTTCTACCATTTCTGGAAGTTCTGTGAGAAGCTGGATCCTGATCAGCCATGTG GTGCACTTATGTCCAGCATTGGACTTGAGCTTGTTGGTCCGTATGACATTCTTGCTGGCAAGCACAGAACAGTTAGCCGATCAGGAGATGTAAACTTCAACTTGCACTGGAGATTTTTTTATGATCCTCCTGAATTCCAGACTATCTTTATTGGGGACAGCAAAATGCAGTATCACATGGGGTATTTCAG GGACGTACCAGATGAACTGCCAGTATGGGTTGGTGAAAATGAAGCCAAGAAAGGTTGCACGATTTCTCAAGCTGGTGACAATGTATTTGCTGCTGTAAA ACTACATTTGTCCAAAAAGCTTAAGGAACTGACTGATAAAAAGAAAATTGGTGTTTTGAAAGAGCTAGATGAGAAACTAACCAAAACAGCAAAAGAATTGGGGTATTTGTTGGAGCCAAAAACCACAAAGatgaaagagagagataaaaAA GTCGTGACTAAGACATTTCATGGAGCTGGTCTGGTTGTCCCTATAGACAAGAATGATGTTGGCTACCGGGAGCTCCCTGAAACAAATG CTAGTCTCAGAAGAATCTGCAAAACCATTGTAGATGCTCCTAATGATGACCAGAGACTGAAAGCCTTTGCCCCCATTCAGGAAATGCTAACATTTGTTCAGTTTGCTAATGATGAATGTGACTATGGAATGGGGTATGAACTGGGCATAGACCTCTTCTGCTATGGGTCACAT TACTTTCACAAGATTATTGGCCAGTTGCTGCCTCTTGCTTACAACTTATTGAAGAGAAACCTATTTGCAGAGATTATTGAAGCCCATTTAGCTAACAGACAAGAAGAGAATGTAGACCAACTTACGCCATGA